The proteins below are encoded in one region of Helicoverpa armigera isolate CAAS_96S chromosome 11, ASM3070526v1, whole genome shotgun sequence:
- the LOC110379632 gene encoding uncharacterized protein LOC110379632, with product MWFNILLLFVLCSCAASSDDNDEPVLYYYGLEESERSLPACSSRQACSALVLRYWRAPALVRLCRCARRTRCDTRAGADRLIELNNRAYLQFCQPVTDWPECAIQENALNVTTAYQRMNPDELEEMHHKNIQLTPPNITFNCRCRSPNYWKMASSDDNRRTYRCSSLPLCKTGEFCGNVNYDLIALHQSCLCPKHHICVHSGGIPHTRISELLYESRGWKAHCQRVEDDYSYEEY from the exons ATGTGGTTCAACATACTACTGCTGTTTGTGCTCTGTTCCTGTGCAGCCTCTAGCGATGACAACGACGAGCCTGTTCTATATTATTACGGCCTC GAGGAGAGCGAGCGCAGCCTGCCGGCCTGCAGCTCTCGGCAGGCGTGCTCTGCGCTGGTGCTGCGCTACTGGCGCGCGCCGGCGCTCGTGCGCCTGTGCCGCTGCGCGCGACGCACGCGCTGCGACACGCGGGCCGGAGCCGACCGGCTCATCGAGCTCAACAACAGAGCTTATCTACAG TTTTGCCAACCTGTCACCGACTGGCCAGAATGTGCCATCCAAGAAAACGCCCTAAATGTAACCACAGCCTATCAACGTATGAATCCTGATGAACTTGAAGAGATGCATCATAAAAACATTCAACTTACTCCGCCAAATATAACTTTCAACTGTCGCTGCCGGAGCCCCAATTATTGGAAGATGGCATCTAGTGACGATAACCGTCGAACGTACCGATGTTCGTCTCTGCCACTATGTAAGACCGGAGAGTTCTGTGGGAACGTTAACTACGACCTGATAGCTCTACACCAGTCCTGCCTGTGCCCCAAGCATCACATTTGTGTGCACAGCGGAGGCATTCCGCATACGCGCATCTCAGAACTGCTTTACGAAAGCAGAGGATGGAAAGCCCACTGTCAAAGGGTAGAAGACGACTATAGTTACGAAGAGTATTAA